From one Triticum aestivum cultivar Chinese Spring chromosome 4B, IWGSC CS RefSeq v2.1, whole genome shotgun sequence genomic stretch:
- the LOC123094392 gene encoding 7-methyl-GTP pyrophosphatase — MASTCNSSSSFKIILGSSSPARRAILSDMGYEFTVMSADIDERAIRREKPEELVKALAEAKADTIQLNLRNRDSRDLPTLLITSDQVKVSKGVIRERPTSTEEAREFIKGYSGDVAFAVNYVLVTNLSTGGRKGGWDIPEIYFHHIPDEFIEKVVKEGGMTCVAGGLRLMHPSALPFIKELVGTMDSVRGLPRNLTEKLIRESLQETVGM, encoded by the exons ATGGCTTCCACCTGCAACAGCTCCTCATCGTTCAAG ATCATACTCGGGTCGTCGTCGCCGGCGCGCCGCGCGATCCTGTCAGACATGGGATACGAGTTCACCGTCATG AGCGCTGACATCGACGAGAGGGCCATCAGGAGGGAGAAGCCGGAGGAGCTAGTCAAAGCCTTGGCCGAAGCCAAG GCCGACACCATTCAACTGAACCTTCGTAATCGAGACAGCAGAGATCTGCCTACCCTTCTGATCACTTCTGACCAG GTTAAGGTGAGCAAAGGGGTGATACGGGAGAGGCCGACAAGCACGGAGGAAGCCAGGGAATTCATCAAGG GGTACTCGGGTGATGTAGCGTTTGCAGTGAACTATGTTCTGGTGACCAACCTGAGCACCGGGGGTAGGAAAGGAGGTTGGGATATACCTGAG ATCTATTTTCACCACATACCAGACGAGTTCATAGAAAAAGTC GTGAAGGAAGGAGGCATGACTTGCGTGGCTGGGGGCCTTAGGCTGATGCATCCATCAGCTTTGCCCTTCATCAAGGAACTA GTCGGTACGATGGATAGTGTTCGAGGACTTCCAAGGAACCTCACCGAGAAGCTCATTCGAGAATCACTACAAGAAACTGTTGGAATGTAG